The Amycolatopsis tolypomycina genomic interval AGTCACTGAAGGCCGAAGACGCATGGCAGGCGTTCGTCGACTTCACCTGGCAGGCGGCCGAGCTGCACTCCGCCGACCGCGGACTGCGCGAGATCATGCTGTCCAACAAGTTCGGCCACGAGCACGTCGCCGAAGAGAAAGCCCGCATGGTGCCGTTGATCACACAGCTGATCGAGCGAGCCCAGGCGGCGGGCGGCCTGCGCCCGGACTTCGCCCCCACGGACATGGCACTGGTCCACATGATGGTGGGCTCGGTGGTGGAGTTCACGTGCGCGGTGGACCCGGACCTCTGGCGGCGTTCGCTCGCCATGCTGCTCGACGGCCTCCGCGCCCAGCCCGGCAAGCCGTCCGAGCTGCCCCACCCACCGCTGGACGAGCAGGAGATCGAGGAAGCGATGTCCTGCTGGCGTCCCTGACGCACAGCCGAGCGCCGGTGATCGCCTCGGGATCACCGGCGCTTCGAAAAACGCGTTACTCGGAGGGGATCACCGCCCACAGCACGATGTAGGCCACGAACTGCGGCCCGGGCAGCAGGCAGGACAGCACGGCCAGCAGCCGCACGGTGCCGGGCTTCATGCCGTACCGCTGGGCCAGGCCCGCGCAGACGCCGCCGATCATGCGGCCGTGGCGCGGGCGGGACAGCCGTCGAGTGACCGGTGCGCTCATCGTCGTTTCCCTTTCCTCGAAGTTCCGATACCTCCACTTCACCACCGGAGTACCCGTTTCCGCATCGCCCGCGCGATGGACCGACCCCTTAGGGGGCGGCAAAGGCGAAAATCGTTCAAGTGACCGGGGAACCGCGGGAAAACCCGGCCGGAATCCGATGACCTGCGCGTTGTGCCCGCGGCCGGGGAAAAATAGTGAGAGATGTCCCCGTCAGGGCTGGTTTTTCGGCCCGATGTGGTGATACTTGCACCCCGTGAACCCGCGTCCGAAAAGCTTGGCCGTCGCGATGCTCTGCGCCCTGCTGACCGCCGGCTGCGCCACCACCCAGGCCGCCCCCGAGCGGGATTCCGGACCCACGCCGCTGACCGCCGTCGACGCGCTCGGCGACTTCGGCAGCATCGACTACTGCAGCCTGCTGGACGTGCCCAAGGTGGCACCCGGCGCGGTCGCCGTCCCGACGTTCGAAAGCTGCCGGGCCGAAGCCGGGCCGCGGACGATCCTCGTCGGGCCGCTCGCCTTCGACTCCGACCCGAACATCAAGCCCTACGACTACGCCGGCCCGGTGCCCGACGGCGTCGCGGTCCAGCAGTCGATGTTCAACGACCGCAGCGCGTGCACCCGCGCGATCACCTTCGCCGACGGCACCCGGCTCGACCTGTCGGTCACCGACGGCGGCGGCGACCAGGACGCCCGCTGCACCGTCGCGGACGCCGCCGTCGGCTCGGCGCTGACCGCGATCACCGCGCGCAAGGTCGGCAGGCTGACGTTCCCGGACGGCTCGTGGGGCCGGGTCGCCCCGTGCGTCCCGCTCGACAACCACGACCTCGACGCCGCGGCCGGCGCAGGCAGCCAGCCGACGGCGGGCCTGTCCGGGCACAGCTGCATCCGCGGCAAGGTCAGCTTCAAGCTGACCGTGGAAACGGTGGAGCCGGCCGGCCCGGTCGAGACGCTCGGCGGGCGCGAGGCGCGCGTCCGGGTCGCCGGCGCGTTCTGCCTGGTCGACGCCACCCAGCCGGCACCCGGCCTGCCCGGCCGCCGCGAACTGGCGGAGATCAGCGTGGTCGAGACGGCCGGCACGGCGGGCGACGGCACCTGCACGCTCGCCCGCGGGGCGGCCAACGCGATCCTCCCCCGCCTCCCCACGCCCGGAAAGCCGTGAAGGCCACCCCGGTCGCCCGGGATGGCCTTCACGAACCCGCGGCTCAGTCCTCGTAGGTGAGGTTCTTGCCGTTGGCGGGGTCGAACAGCTTGATCTTGTCCGCGTCGAACCAGACTTCGAGGTCGGCGTTCTCCGCCGCCGACGACTCCGCCGACAGCCGCGCCACGATCTGGGACTCCGCGCCCGGGACGTCCGAGGACCCGCTGTCCGCGGCGAGCTCGGCCAGCTCCTGGGCCGTGGCGGCCTCGCCCTCCACCGTGAAGTGGGCGAACTTCTCCGAACCCATCGACTCGAGCACGTCGATGTGCGCGGTGAACGTCCCCCCGCCGCTCTTGTCCGCGACCAGCGCCGCGTCCTCGAAGTGCTCCGGCCGGATGCCGACGATGACGTCGCGGGGCGCGTTCGCCCGCTCCACCAGCTGCCGGACGCGGTCGGTCAGCGGCGTCGTGCCCAGTGCGCTGCGCAGCTCGTTGTTCTCCAGCGTCGCCGGGACGAAGTTCATCGACGGCGAGCCGATGAACCCGGCCACGAACAGGTTCGCCGGGTTGTCGTAGAGGAACTGCGGCGAGCCGATCTGCTGGACGTACCCGGCCCGCAGCACCACGACCCGGTCGCCCAGCGTCATGGCCTCGGTCTGGTCGTGCGTCACGTACAGCGTGGTCGTGCCGAGCTGCTTCTGGATCTTCGACACCGACGTCCGCATCTGGCCGCGCAGCTTGGCGTCCAGGTTGGACAGCGGCTCGTCCATCAGGAACGCCTTCGGGCTGCGGACGATCGCCCGGCCCATCGCGACGCGCTGGCGCTGGCCACCGGAGAGGTTGGCCGGCTTGCGATCCAGGTGCGCGGTCAGGTCGAGGATCTTCGCGGCCTCCTCCACCTTCGCCCGCACGGTCTTGTCGTCGACCTTGGCCAGCCGCAGCGGGAAGGCCATGTTCTCCCGGACGCTCATGTGCGGGTAGAGCGCGTAGGACTGGAACACCATGGCGATGTCCCGGTCCTTCGGGGCCTTCTCGTTGACGCGCTTGCCGTCGATGCGCAGCTCCCCGGAGGAGATGTCCTCCAGGCCGGCCACCATGTTCAGCGTCGTCGACTTCCCGCAGCCGGACGGGCCGACCAGGATGATGAACTCGCCGTCGGCGATGGTGATGTCCACTTCGGACACGGCGAGGGCACCGTCGGGGTACTTCTTCGACACCTTGTCGAGCACGATCTCTGCCATAGCGCTACCCCTTCACCGCACCGGAGGTCAGCCCCGCCACGATGCGACGCTGGAAGAACAACACGAACACAATGATCGGGATGGTGATCACGACCGCGGCCGCGCTCACCTGCCCGGTCGGGTCCTCGAACTGCGACGACCCGGTGAAGAACGACAGCGCCGCCGGCACCGTGCGCGACGCCGTGGTCGACGTCAGCGAGATGGCGAACAGGAAGTCGTTCCAGCAGAAGATGAACACCAGGATCGCCGTGGTGAACACGCCCGGCGCGGCCAGCGGCGCGATCACCTTCCGGAACGCCTGGGCCGGCGTCGCGCCGTCCATCTTCGCCGCCTTCTCCAGCTCCCACGGGATCTCCCGGAAGAACGCCGACAGCGTGTAGATCGACAGCGGCAGCGCGAACGTGATGTAGGGCAGGATCAGCCCCGGCCACGTGTCGAACAGCGCCAGGTTCCGCTCGATGTTGAACAGCGGCGTCACCAGCGACACCTGCGGGAACATCGCGATCAGCAGCGAGAGCCCGACCAGCAGCTGCTTGCCGGGGAAGTCCAGCCGCGCGATCGCGTACGCGGCCATCGTGCCCAGCACCACCGCGATCACGGTCGAGATGATCGCGATGCCGATGGAGTTCACCAGCGCCAGCAGGAACTCCGACGTCTGGAAGATGTCCGCGTAGTTCTGCCAGGTCCACGACCGCGGGATGAAGTTCCCGTCGGTCAGCGTGTCCTTGGTCTTGAACGACAGCGACACCACCCAGAGCACCGGCACCAGCGCGAACACCAGCACGAGGATGTCGACCAGGCCCCACCTGACCTTGCGGCCCGTCGTGACGGTTCCCATCACCATCAGCGCTTACCCCCGTTGTCCGAGCCCGGCGCCGCGGTGCCGAACACCTTGATGAAGATGAACGCGATGATCGCCACCGTGATGAAGATCAGCACCGCCATCGTCGACCCGATCCCCAGGTTGAGGCCCTTGACCAGGTTGTTGTAGGTCTGCATGGACACCGAACCGGTGTCCTGCGCGCCGCCGGTGAGGACGTAGATGTTGTCGAAGATGCGGAACGCGTCCAGCGTGCGGAACAGCAGCGCCACCAGGATCGCCGGCTTCATCACCGGCAGCATCACCTTCGTGAACCGCTGCCACGCGCTCGCGCCGTCCATCGCCGCGGCCTTGAGGAGGTCGTCCGGCACCAGCGCCAGGCCTGCCATCAGCAGCAGCGCCATGAACGGCGTGGTCTTCCACACCTCGGCGCCGATGATGATGAACATCGACGGCCACTGCTCGGTCAGCGGGGCCGCGCCGTCGGCGAGGAAGTTCGCCAGGTAGCCGGTCTTCGGCGTCCAGGCGTAGTACCACGAGAACGCCGCGACGACGGTGACGATGCCGTACGGGATCAGCGCGACCGTGCGGACCAGGCCGCGGCCGACCAGCGTCCGGTGCATCACCAGCGCCAGCGCCATGCCGAGGACGAACTCGATCGCCACCGACACCACGGTGAGGAACATCGTGGTCCCGAACGCGGTCCACCAGTACGAATTGGACAGCACGGCCGCGTAGTTGTCGAACCCGACGAACTCCTGCTGCGCCGGGAACCGCAGGTCGTACCGCTGCAGCGACAGCCAGATCGAGTAGACGATCGGGTAGCCGGTGACCGCGACCATGACGAGGAACGCGGGCGCGCACAGCCAGAGCCCGAGTCGTCTCTCGGCCTTCTTCCCTTCGGAAAGCGCCGGCTTGCCCTTTTTGGCCGGTGCCGCCTGTTCGGCGGCGGTCGCCCCGGCCGGGGTCGAGTCCTGGACGGTCACGGGATCACTCCCTTCGACTGGAGCGCGTCACCGAGCTGTTCGCGCAGCTGGGCCGCGGTCGCCTGCGGATCGATTTCGGCCGGCGGCGAAAGGATCTTCGACATCACCGTCGACATGTTCTGGTAGGCCGGGGTCAGCGGCCGCACCGCGGCGTCCTTCAGCGCGTCCAGGATGGAGTCGCGCATCGGGTACTTGATCGCCATGTTCGGGTTGTCGTCGCCCGCCGGCTTCGCCGGGTCGAGCGGCGTGTCGTTGTGGTACACCGATTCGATGGTCGGCGGCACGCCGTCGTTGATCGCCGAGAACTTCTGGTTCTCCGCGCTCCGCAGGCACAGCGCCGCCTCGTACGCCTCCGGCTTGTGCGCCGACAACGAGCTGACCGCGAGGTCGTAGCCGCCGATCGTGGTCTTGGCAGGCGTGCCCGGTTTCGCCTCGGGGTACACCGCCCACTTCATGTGCGAGACGTCCTGCGGCTTGTCCTTGGCGTAGGAGGCGTAGACGAACGGCCAGTTCAGCTCGAACGCGGCGTCACCGCGCTGGAACGTCTGCCGGACGTCGTCCTCCTTCGAGTTGGTCAGCGACGGGTCGGTGATCCCCGACGACGTGATCTCCTTCAGCAGCGCGAGCGCCTGGACCGCGCCGTCGTCCATCACCACGGACTTGCCGTCCTCGGACAGGATGTGCCCGCCCATCGACTCCACCAGCGTGTTGTAGAAGACGACGAGGCCTTCGTACTGCGCGCCGGTGAACACGATGCTGTAGGGCTTGCCCTGCGCCTTCAGCTCCTTCGACTCGGCGATCATGTCCTGCCACGTCTTCGGCGGCGTCGGCGTGATCCGGTCGTCGTACCAGAGCAGCTGGACGTTCGTGTTCTTCGGAGCGGCGTAGAGCTTCCCGTTGTAGGTCGCCGTTTCCAGCGGTCCCTCCAGGACACCTTGCGACGCCGCGGTCTTGTTCTCGCCCGTCCACTCGTCGATCCACCCGGCTTCGGCGAACTCCGAAACCCAGGTGACGTCGAGCCCGAGGACGTCCATCGCGGTGTCGCCCGCGGCCAGCCGCCGCGCCATCTGCAGGCGCTGGTCGTCCGAACCGCGCTGCAGTTTGTTGTAGACGATTTCGTAGCGCCCGTTCGCCGCCTTGGTGCAGTTGTCGACGACTTTCTGGAAGCTGTCCTCGGGCGCGTAGTAGACGTTGATCTTCAGTCCGCCGCCCGAGCCGCAACCGGCCAGCATGCCGGTCACCAATGCCCCTGCCCCCAGCAGGACGGCGGTGCGGCCGGGCGAACGTCCTCGTTTGCCCGAGCCGATCCTCTTCCCCATAAGGCCTCCTCACCCGCGTGCACGCCGGATGCCGTGACGCCCGGAGGGCACCACGACGCGATGAGGCGAAACCGCGCCAGCACCCCGACGTGCTAGTGCTCGGGCCGCCGCGCTGGTGGGGCGAGGCCGCCCGACTGGTGTCGGCCAACTTATGCCGGGCGATCACACCCCGCAAGCAGTATCGGTAACGATTCAGCGCACCGCGCGCCGAATCGTGATTTTTCCCTGGTAAGGCTGGGGTTTTGCTAGGGGTTCGCCGACGGCGGCTTCAGCGCCAGCTTGGCGAGCAGCTCCCGGCCCCGTTCCGCCGAGCGCGGCTGGCACAGGACGTCGTACCGGCCGGCGACGAGCTGGCTCGCCGAGGAGAAGTCCCGGCGGCCGCGCGACATGCTGTACCCGATCGCGGCGAACATCAGCCCGGACAGCACCCCGAGCACCAGCCCGGTGAGCACCTGCAGCGCGAACCCCTGGTTGACGAACAACCCGAGCAGCAGCCCCGCGAACAGGCCGAACCAGGCACCGGACACCGCGCCGGTGCCGAGCACGCGGCCCCAGGACAGCTTCCCGATCACGCGCTCGACGAGCATCAGGTCGACACCGACGATCGTGACGTCGCCGACGGCGAACTCGCTGTCGGCGAGGAAGTCGACCGCCTGCTGCGCCTCGCCGTAGGTCGCGTACGACCCGATCGGCCAGCCGGTCGGCGGGGTCGGCAGCCGCGGCAGGCCACCGGGCGCCCGCCCCCCGCCAAAGGGACTACTCACCATCATCACCTGCGCACTCGTGGGTCCGGGCGTCCATCTTGTCAAGAACGCCCGGACCGTGCGAGCCGCTTACCCCGAAAGGCCCGGCACGCCGGGCGCCGACGTCATGAAAGGGTCGTTCATGACGTCGGACGCACTGAAAGAGTCGTTCATGACATCCGACGCCCGGCACTGTTTGTCGACAGAGCGACAAACCCCGACCCGGGAGGGCACTTTCACGTGAAAGTGCCCCTCAGGACCGCGATTTGTACTCCCGCAGCAGGCCGCGGCTGATGATCGTCTTCTGGATCTCGCTGGTGCCCTCGCCGATCAGCAGGAACGGCGCCTCGCGCATCAGGCGCTCGATCTCGTACTCCTTCGAGTAGCCGTAGCCGCCGTGGATGCGGAAGGCGTCCTGGGTGACCTCGGCGCAGTACTCGGACGCGATCAGCTTCGCCATCCCGGCTTCGACGTCGTTGCGCGCGCCGGAGTCCTTCAGGCGGGCCGCGTTCACCATCATCAGGTGCGCGGCCTCGACCTTGGTCGCCATCTCGGCCAGCTTGAACGCGACCGCCTGGTGCTCGGCGATGGCCTTGCCGAACGTCTTGCGCTGCTGCGCGTACTCCACCGCCAGCTCGAACGCCCGGATCGCGATGCCGCAGGCGCGGGCGGCGACGTTCACGCGGCCGACCTCGACACCGTCCATCATGTACGCGAAGCCCTTGCCCGGCGCCTCGCCGAGGACCATGTCGGCGCCGATCTCGTAGCCGTCGAAGACCGCTTCGGTCGTGTCGACGCCCTTGTAGCCCATCTTGTCGATCTTGCCGGGGATGGTGAGCCCGGGCGCCACCTCGCCGAAGCCCTCCGGCTTCTCGACCAGGAAGGTCGTCAGGTTCTGGTGGGGCTTCTCGGCGCCTTCGTCGGTCTTGACCAGCAGCGCGATCAGGTTGGACGAACCACCGTTCGTCAGCCACATCTTCGAGCCGTCGATGACGTAGCCGTCGCCGGTCTTGCGGGCGCGAGTCTTGATGGCGGCGACGTCCGAGCCGAGGTCGGGCTCGGACATCGAGAAGGAGCCGCGGACCTCGCCGGTGGCCATCCGCGGCAGGAAGTGCTGCTTCTGCGCCTCGGTGCCGTGGCGGGAGATCATGTGCGCCACGATGAAGTGCGTGTTGATCACGCCGGACACGCTCATCCAGCCCCGCGCGATCTCCTCGACGACCAGCGCGTAGGTCAGCAGCGACTCGCCGAGCCCGCCGTACTCCTCCGGGATGGTGATCCCGAACAGGCCCATCTCCTTCATCCCCGCGACGATGTCGGCGGGGTAGGTGTCGGCGTGCTCGAGCTCCTGCGCGTGCGGGATGACCTCCTTGTCCACGAACTGGCGGACGGTGGCGAGGATCTCCGACTGCACGTCGGTCAGGCCGGCGGTCTGGGCGAGACGGGCCATCACGGCTCCCTTTCCGGAGTACGACGCCGCTCCCGGCGCTGGGTTACCGGTGAGTATGACCCGAAAGCCCCCAGGCTGCTATGAGGGCGCTCACGCTGTGCGGGGCCAGGCCCGTAAAGTGCGCCGGGAGGGGAGAAATCATGACTGATCCGCAGGATCCCTACGGCGGGCCACCACCCCCTGGCGGCTACCAGCAGCCCGGTCACGGGCCGCAGTACCCGCCGGGCGGCTATCCGCAGTACCCGCCGTACGGGGGCTATCCCGGGATGCCGGGCCCGCCGGCCGCAGGTTCGGGGCTCGCGGTCGGCGCGCTCGTCTGCTCGATCTTCGGCGTCGTCCTGTGCTTCCTGGTGGGCATCCCCGGCATCATCATGGGCCACATCGCCCACGGCAAGGCGAAGCGCGGCGAAGCCGACGGCCAGGGCATCGCGATGGCGGCGATCATCGTGGGGTACGTCGGGATCGCGCTCAACATCGCGCTCTTCGCCCTCGGCGCCGCCCTCGGCTTCCTGGGCTACGCGTGAGCAGGCCGCCGGGGCGCCCCCCGTTTTCGACTCTACCGGCGACCACCGACAATTCCGTCGCACCGGCGGCCGCGACACCGGCCTCCCGCCCGCACCGAGGGGATCCGTCATGACCGACCCGACCGGCGACAAGGACCGCCCGGCCGCCGACCCGACCGCGGCGTCGTACGACCCGCCGACGGCCGCGGAACCCGCGCCGTACGAGCCGGAGAACTACGACCCGCCGCCGGCCGACGCCACGATCGCCACGTCGGTGCCCGCGGACAACGCAACCACCACGACCACGACGGCCGCCACGACGGCCGCTGAGGTGCCGCGGGGTGGGGCGCAGGCCGCCGAGCAGCCGGGCCAGCTGCCGCCCGGGGCCTACGAGACGGCCGCGGCCTCCGCGCCCTACCAGCCGGAGAACTACGACCCGCCGGCCGACACGACCACGACGGCCGCTGCCCAGGTCCCGGCCGCCGAGGCCACGACGGCCGCCGCGCAGTTCCCGGCCGACGCGACCACGACGGCGGCCGAGGTGCCGCCGGGTGCCACGACGGCCGCCGCGGTGCCGCCCGGTTGGACGCAGGCCGCCGAGCAGCCGACCATCGCCGAGCAGCCGGGCCAGCTGCCGCCCGGGGCCTACGAAACCCCGGCCGCCTACATCCCCGGTACGCCCTACGCGCCGCCGGGGCAGCCGATCCCGCAGGCCTACCAGCAGCAGTACCCGCCTCCCTACGGCCAGCCGTACGCGACACCGGCGCCGTACGGGCAGCCCGTGCCCTACGGGCAGCCGTACACCACTCCACAGCGGCAGGACAACGCGCTGGCGATCGGCGCGCTCGTGTGCTCGATCCTCGGCTTCTGCTCCGGCCTCACCGCGATCGCCGGGCTGGTCATGGGCCACATCGCGCTCGCCAAGACCAACCGCGGCGAGGCGGGCGGCCGCGGGCTGGCGACGGCCGCCGTGATCGTCGGCTACGTCGTCATCGCGCTGTGGGTCGGCTTCTTCACCACCCTGATCATCCTGGGCACGAACGGCTACCTCCGCTAGTCCGCCGACGGCAGCACCGCGTCCCCGGGGCTGCGCGGCGACGGCGTCGCGTGGCCGTTCACCTCGGGCTTCGCCTCGGGTTGCGGCGACGGCGCAGGAACCCGAGGCGTCTGCGCGTCCAGGAACCGCAGCAGCTCCACCGGGAACGGCAGCACCAGCGTCGAGTTCTTCTCCGAC includes:
- a CDS encoding TetR/AcrR family transcriptional regulator, with the protein product MARDAGPAAPARPLRRDAELNRRRILASAREVFGRRGLEATLDDIAHHAGLGVGTVYRRFPSKEHLVEAMFAERMEELGDLAAKSLKAEDAWQAFVDFTWQAAELHSADRGLREIMLSNKFGHEHVAEEKARMVPLITQLIERAQAAGGLRPDFAPTDMALVHMMVGSVVEFTCAVDPDLWRRSLAMLLDGLRAQPGKPSELPHPPLDEQEIEEAMSCWRP
- a CDS encoding DUF4190 domain-containing protein, whose product is MTDPTGDKDRPAADPTAASYDPPTAAEPAPYEPENYDPPPADATIATSVPADNATTTTTTAATTAAEVPRGGAQAAEQPGQLPPGAYETAAASAPYQPENYDPPADTTTTAAAQVPAAEATTAAAQFPADATTTAAEVPPGATTAAAVPPGWTQAAEQPTIAEQPGQLPPGAYETPAAYIPGTPYAPPGQPIPQAYQQQYPPPYGQPYATPAPYGQPVPYGQPYTTPQRQDNALAIGALVCSILGFCSGLTAIAGLVMGHIALAKTNRGEAGGRGLATAAVIVGYVVIALWVGFFTTLIILGTNGYLR
- a CDS encoding PspC domain-containing protein: MSAPVTRRLSRPRHGRMIGGVCAGLAQRYGMKPGTVRLLAVLSCLLPGPQFVAYIVLWAVIPSE
- a CDS encoding general stress protein, which gives rise to MMVSSPFGGGRAPGGLPRLPTPPTGWPIGSYATYGEAQQAVDFLADSEFAVGDVTIVGVDLMLVERVIGKLSWGRVLGTGAVSGAWFGLFAGLLLGLFVNQGFALQVLTGLVLGVLSGLMFAAIGYSMSRGRRDFSSASQLVAGRYDVLCQPRSAERGRELLAKLALKPPSANP
- a CDS encoding DUF4190 domain-containing protein, producing the protein MTDPQDPYGGPPPPGGYQQPGHGPQYPPGGYPQYPPYGGYPGMPGPPAAGSGLAVGALVCSIFGVVLCFLVGIPGIIMGHIAHGKAKRGEADGQGIAMAAIIVGYVGIALNIALFALGAALGFLGYA
- a CDS encoding acyl-CoA dehydrogenase family protein produces the protein MARLAQTAGLTDVQSEILATVRQFVDKEVIPHAQELEHADTYPADIVAGMKEMGLFGITIPEEYGGLGESLLTYALVVEEIARGWMSVSGVINTHFIVAHMISRHGTEAQKQHFLPRMATGEVRGSFSMSEPDLGSDVAAIKTRARKTGDGYVIDGSKMWLTNGGSSNLIALLVKTDEGAEKPHQNLTTFLVEKPEGFGEVAPGLTIPGKIDKMGYKGVDTTEAVFDGYEIGADMVLGEAPGKGFAYMMDGVEVGRVNVAARACGIAIRAFELAVEYAQQRKTFGKAIAEHQAVAFKLAEMATKVEAAHLMMVNAARLKDSGARNDVEAGMAKLIASEYCAEVTQDAFRIHGGYGYSKEYEIERLMREAPFLLIGEGTSEIQKTIISRGLLREYKSRS
- a CDS encoding ABC transporter ATP-binding protein; the protein is MAEIVLDKVSKKYPDGALAVSEVDITIADGEFIILVGPSGCGKSTTLNMVAGLEDISSGELRIDGKRVNEKAPKDRDIAMVFQSYALYPHMSVRENMAFPLRLAKVDDKTVRAKVEEAAKILDLTAHLDRKPANLSGGQRQRVAMGRAIVRSPKAFLMDEPLSNLDAKLRGQMRTSVSKIQKQLGTTTLYVTHDQTEAMTLGDRVVVLRAGYVQQIGSPQFLYDNPANLFVAGFIGSPSMNFVPATLENNELRSALGTTPLTDRVRQLVERANAPRDVIVGIRPEHFEDAALVADKSGGGTFTAHIDVLESMGSEKFAHFTVEGEAATAQELAELAADSGSSDVPGAESQIVARLSAESSAAENADLEVWFDADKIKLFDPANGKNLTYED
- a CDS encoding carbohydrate ABC transporter permease translates to MTVQDSTPAGATAAEQAAPAKKGKPALSEGKKAERRLGLWLCAPAFLVMVAVTGYPIVYSIWLSLQRYDLRFPAQQEFVGFDNYAAVLSNSYWWTAFGTTMFLTVVSVAIEFVLGMALALVMHRTLVGRGLVRTVALIPYGIVTVVAAFSWYYAWTPKTGYLANFLADGAAPLTEQWPSMFIIIGAEVWKTTPFMALLLMAGLALVPDDLLKAAAMDGASAWQRFTKVMLPVMKPAILVALLFRTLDAFRIFDNIYVLTGGAQDTGSVSMQTYNNLVKGLNLGIGSTMAVLIFITVAIIAFIFIKVFGTAAPGSDNGGKR
- a CDS encoding ABC transporter substrate-binding protein; its protein translation is MGKRIGSGKRGRSPGRTAVLLGAGALVTGMLAGCGSGGGLKINVYYAPEDSFQKVVDNCTKAANGRYEIVYNKLQRGSDDQRLQMARRLAAGDTAMDVLGLDVTWVSEFAEAGWIDEWTGENKTAASQGVLEGPLETATYNGKLYAAPKNTNVQLLWYDDRITPTPPKTWQDMIAESKELKAQGKPYSIVFTGAQYEGLVVFYNTLVESMGGHILSEDGKSVVMDDGAVQALALLKEITSSGITDPSLTNSKEDDVRQTFQRGDAAFELNWPFVYASYAKDKPQDVSHMKWAVYPEAKPGTPAKTTIGGYDLAVSSLSAHKPEAYEAALCLRSAENQKFSAINDGVPPTIESVYHNDTPLDPAKPAGDDNPNMAIKYPMRDSILDALKDAAVRPLTPAYQNMSTVMSKILSPPAEIDPQATAAQLREQLGDALQSKGVIP
- a CDS encoding carbohydrate ABC transporter permease yields the protein MVMGTVTTGRKVRWGLVDILVLVFALVPVLWVVSLSFKTKDTLTDGNFIPRSWTWQNYADIFQTSEFLLALVNSIGIAIISTVIAVVLGTMAAYAIARLDFPGKQLLVGLSLLIAMFPQVSLVTPLFNIERNLALFDTWPGLILPYITFALPLSIYTLSAFFREIPWELEKAAKMDGATPAQAFRKVIAPLAAPGVFTTAILVFIFCWNDFLFAISLTSTTASRTVPAALSFFTGSSQFEDPTGQVSAAAVVITIPIIVFVLFFQRRIVAGLTSGAVKG